The following coding sequences are from one Azospirillum sp. TSH100 window:
- a CDS encoding N-acetyltransferase — MREISTQPLWPETGSHGPGPGRSAPRQPLRFALLDGAWAPAIAALQDAAIGDRMYPVSAEQIAEMLGPRGMTVGVLATDRLVAFFSLLFPGRHPDSMGIGFGLADGELDAVVHWTAVIVDPAFRGHRLQQRMVAAVDWRLFPDSPHDYGFVTVRADNPPSLRSMLACGFAMVWAAPKFDGHIRHTLFRITPGDGAIPDGGEMVPLTDLPRQMELMAQGWIGWPQGAAADCVRFAPPVPGSLVDRIRARRRS, encoded by the coding sequence ATGAGGGAGATCTCGACGCAGCCGCTGTGGCCGGAGACGGGATCGCACGGACCCGGCCCGGGCCGGTCGGCCCCCCGGCAGCCGCTGCGCTTCGCCCTTCTCGACGGGGCCTGGGCGCCGGCCATCGCCGCGTTGCAGGACGCGGCCATCGGCGACCGCATGTATCCGGTCAGCGCCGAGCAGATCGCCGAGATGCTCGGCCCGCGCGGCATGACGGTGGGGGTGCTCGCCACCGACCGGCTGGTCGCCTTCTTCTCCCTGCTGTTTCCCGGCCGGCATCCAGACTCGATGGGCATCGGCTTCGGACTTGCGGACGGGGAGCTGGATGCGGTGGTCCATTGGACGGCGGTGATCGTCGATCCCGCCTTCCGCGGACACCGGTTGCAGCAGCGGATGGTCGCGGCGGTGGATTGGCGGCTGTTTCCCGACAGCCCCCACGATTACGGCTTCGTCACCGTGCGTGCCGACAACCCCCCCAGCCTGCGCAGCATGTTGGCCTGCGGCTTCGCCATGGTCTGGGCCGCCCCCAAGTTCGACGGCCACATCCGGCACACCCTGTTCCGGATCACGCCGGGCGACGGGGCGATCCCCGACGGGGGGGAGATGGTGCCGCTGACCGATCTGCCCCGCCAGATGGAGCTGATGGCGCAGGGCTGGATCGGCTGGCCGCAGGGTGCCGCCGCAGACTGCGTCCGCTTTGCGCCGCCGGTCCCCGGCAGTCTGGTGGACCGCATCAGGGCGCGTCGGCGGTCCTGA
- a CDS encoding ABC transporter substrate-binding protein has protein sequence MRLIAVLLLLAALLAGGLVLPSLTSRSAMRENVGTVRIAYAGNLSEGGQDIVRALGLLADGVNAAGGIDGLQLQFVPFDDHGVSPGARKAAAEIVEDDSILAVIGHDSSATSLAAAPLYAAAGIPALAPMASETSLTRNNAWYFRIGHSDEREAAFMADYAKLGLLADSVALLRTPQPVTERLAAPLREVLPQRGVGLRLDAAVNPAAAGFARDMADFVSALRAQSPETVVLLLATEEPAVMLVQALRDAGVTNRILGPNWLGAPSFGKRLSQLPRESSRPGLYTGKLFVISPFLPDIANQQANRLLAAYDARFGPLGNWAALYAYDAGQLLIAAVRRAGLAASWSTRASARRMVRDQLAAIRSVLHAVPGVTGPLYFGEDGTPERALGVGQFTSARLDDGLATALTQLRYTADGDGRDGGKDGGGAMRPLSVVHVGMSVSRISDIDPVNRSARIESDLWFRYRIVPDSPSPDAVTDIQFLDTAEPVVLGSPVEQVRNGDEEYRLYHVAGRFLMDAWQDAHPPPGGHRVGLRFRSRDLGHDRMIFAVDEGDGTAHRDLAGVLAGRKVAGAGWAVTDAVLTADIPAAVPGAQLRPEERRAGRDAPAVRFELSIEPQDRGLRRQIVGMPALVGVWGACLLLLALRAAEAWQTDRRSPRLFLLVEAAATGVGMLAAEAALIDGFARYDAERAMAAVVTIFDVAWWLIPALFINLALHRFVWDPLEETSERAIPQVVKSTLTLMILILAIFGVIAQVFQKDLTSLLATSGVLAMIIGLSLQSNLSNIFSGMVLNLERPFRRGDWIKVGDAPIGQVIDISWRSTKIQTFNNTVVSIPNAVAAGTRIENCSHPNNRFIAQMLLHVTLGHDPDRIVNLLTDALRLVKSVDGRKHLGLVWVKFNGIDEFGMRFLISFDLTDRSLLQSQEHAVLLSIHSVLRHAGVTLAQRHANIRLVEGGTDPADAHPDASALIAGAALFQPLDVAARERLAAGARPQRVATGTPLYRQGDAGRSLFLVAEGIVALSTTGVDGTEIELSRLGPGALFGEGALLDGTARTSSARTLGPALLYEIDETVLAQALDGQPSLRELLGRIASTRSADGTDAGRPDDEDRQRGQGTGMLARLRDALGFSDANA, from the coding sequence ATGCGCCTGATCGCCGTTCTCCTGCTGTTGGCGGCACTGCTGGCCGGAGGATTGGTGTTGCCGTCGCTGACGTCGCGATCCGCGATGCGGGAAAATGTCGGCACCGTCCGCATCGCCTATGCCGGAAACCTGTCGGAAGGCGGCCAGGACATCGTCAGGGCGCTGGGGCTTCTGGCGGACGGTGTCAATGCCGCCGGTGGAATCGACGGGTTGCAGCTTCAGTTCGTGCCGTTCGACGATCATGGCGTTTCCCCCGGCGCGCGGAAGGCCGCGGCGGAGATCGTGGAGGATGACAGCATCCTGGCGGTGATCGGCCATGACAGTTCCGCCACCTCGCTGGCGGCGGCTCCCCTCTATGCAGCAGCCGGCATTCCCGCCCTGGCACCGATGGCGAGCGAAACCAGCCTGACGCGGAACAACGCCTGGTATTTCCGCATCGGCCATTCGGACGAGCGCGAGGCCGCCTTCATGGCGGATTATGCAAAGCTGGGATTGCTTGCCGATTCGGTGGCGCTGCTGCGCACCCCGCAACCGGTCACGGAACGGCTGGCGGCCCCCTTGCGCGAGGTCTTGCCGCAGCGCGGTGTCGGATTGCGGCTGGATGCGGCGGTCAATCCGGCGGCGGCCGGCTTCGCCCGCGACATGGCCGATTTCGTCAGCGCTCTGCGCGCCCAGTCCCCCGAGACGGTCGTCCTCCTTCTGGCGACGGAGGAACCGGCGGTCATGCTGGTCCAGGCGCTTCGCGATGCGGGCGTGACCAACCGCATCCTCGGCCCCAACTGGCTGGGCGCCCCGTCCTTCGGCAAGCGCCTGTCGCAGTTGCCGCGCGAATCGTCCCGCCCCGGCCTTTATACCGGGAAGCTCTTCGTCATCAGCCCCTTCCTGCCGGATATCGCGAACCAGCAGGCAAACCGCCTGCTCGCCGCCTACGATGCGCGGTTCGGGCCGCTCGGCAACTGGGCGGCGCTCTATGCCTACGATGCGGGGCAGCTTCTGATCGCCGCCGTGCGACGGGCCGGGCTGGCCGCCAGCTGGAGCACCCGTGCGTCGGCGCGGCGCATGGTGCGGGACCAGCTCGCCGCCATCCGCTCCGTTCTGCATGCGGTGCCCGGCGTCACCGGCCCGCTCTATTTCGGTGAGGACGGAACGCCGGAACGGGCACTCGGCGTCGGGCAGTTCACCAGCGCCAGGCTGGACGACGGTCTGGCCACCGCGCTGACCCAGCTGCGCTATACGGCCGACGGCGATGGCAGGGACGGGGGCAAGGATGGCGGCGGTGCGATGCGGCCGCTGTCGGTGGTCCATGTCGGCATGTCGGTCAGCCGCATTTCCGACATCGATCCGGTTAACCGGTCGGCGCGGATCGAGTCCGACCTGTGGTTCCGCTATCGCATCGTTCCCGACAGCCCGTCGCCCGATGCCGTCACCGATATCCAGTTCCTCGACACCGCGGAACCGGTGGTCCTGGGTTCCCCGGTGGAACAGGTGCGCAACGGCGACGAGGAATACCGGCTCTACCATGTCGCCGGCCGTTTCCTGATGGATGCGTGGCAGGATGCCCATCCGCCGCCGGGCGGCCATCGGGTCGGCCTGCGGTTCCGCAGCCGCGATCTCGGTCACGACCGGATGATCTTCGCCGTCGACGAGGGCGATGGCACCGCCCACCGCGACCTCGCGGGCGTCCTGGCCGGGCGCAAGGTCGCCGGGGCCGGCTGGGCGGTGACCGACGCTGTCCTGACCGCCGACATTCCGGCGGCGGTCCCCGGCGCCCAGCTGCGGCCGGAAGAGCGGCGCGCCGGGCGCGACGCCCCGGCGGTCCGGTTCGAACTGTCGATCGAGCCGCAGGACCGCGGGCTCCGCCGGCAGATCGTCGGAATGCCGGCGCTCGTCGGGGTGTGGGGCGCCTGCCTGCTGCTGCTGGCCCTGCGCGCCGCGGAGGCATGGCAGACGGACCGCCGGTCCCCCCGCCTGTTCCTGCTGGTCGAGGCGGCGGCGACCGGGGTGGGCATGCTCGCCGCCGAAGCGGCGCTGATCGACGGTTTCGCGCGGTACGACGCCGAACGGGCGATGGCCGCCGTGGTCACGATTTTCGACGTGGCGTGGTGGCTGATCCCCGCCCTGTTCATCAATCTGGCCCTGCACCGCTTCGTCTGGGATCCGCTGGAGGAGACCAGCGAGCGGGCGATCCCCCAGGTGGTCAAGAGCACGCTGACGCTGATGATCCTGATCCTGGCGATCTTCGGCGTGATCGCGCAGGTCTTCCAGAAGGACCTGACCAGCCTGCTCGCCACATCGGGCGTGCTGGCGATGATCATCGGCCTGTCGCTGCAGAGCAACCTGTCCAACATCTTCTCCGGCATGGTGCTGAATCTCGAACGGCCGTTCCGCCGCGGCGACTGGATCAAGGTGGGTGACGCCCCCATCGGCCAGGTGATCGACATCTCCTGGCGGTCGACCAAGATCCAGACCTTCAACAACACGGTGGTCAGCATTCCGAACGCGGTTGCGGCGGGGACGCGGATCGAGAACTGCTCGCACCCCAACAACCGCTTCATCGCCCAGATGCTGCTGCATGTGACGCTGGGCCACGATCCGGACCGGATCGTCAATCTGCTGACCGACGCGCTGCGGCTGGTGAAGAGCGTCGACGGGCGCAAGCATCTCGGGCTGGTCTGGGTGAAGTTCAACGGCATCGACGAATTCGGGATGCGCTTCCTGATCTCCTTCGACCTGACCGACCGCTCGCTTCTGCAATCGCAGGAGCATGCCGTGCTGCTCAGCATCCATTCGGTCCTCCGCCACGCCGGAGTGACGCTGGCGCAGCGGCATGCCAACATCCGGCTGGTGGAAGGCGGGACCGACCCCGCCGACGCCCATCCCGATGCGTCGGCGCTGATCGCCGGCGCCGCGCTGTTCCAGCCGCTGGACGTGGCCGCCCGCGAGCGGCTGGCGGCTGGCGCCCGGCCGCAGCGGGTGGCCACCGGCACGCCGCTGTACCGCCAGGGGGACGCCGGCCGTTCGCTGTTCCTGGTTGCGGAGGGGATCGTCGCGCTCAGCACCACCGGCGTCGACGGCACCGAGATCGAGTTGTCCAGGCTCGGTCCGGGCGCGCTGTTCGGGGAGGGCGCCCTGCTGGATGGAACCGCCAGGACCAGTTCGGCGCGGACCCTGGGGCCGGCACTGCTCTACGAGATCGATGAGACGGTGCTGGCCCAGGCGCTGGACGGCCAGCCGTCGCTGCGCGAGCTGCTGGGCCGCATCGCATCGACCCGTTCCGCGGACGGGACTGACGCCGGTCGCCCGGACGACGAGGACCGTCAGCGCGGCCAGGGAACCGGCATGCTCGCCCGGCTGCGCGACGCCCTCGGCTTCAGCGACGCCAACGCGTGA
- a CDS encoding DUF1932 domain-containing protein, with translation MTRPDTPIENWTIGLVGYGEVGRILAEDLRARGASRLVASDIKLGKPEEQPLVEHAGRHEVRLVADPAVLAAEADLVISAVTASQAVAVAEAAAPGLRAGTWYLDVNSASPGAKSRAAELVRAAGGRFVEGAVMTSVPPYRIKVPLLLGGPDAAGLAPALNGLGFAATVADERLGVASATKMCRSVMIKGLEAMVIESFTAARAYGVEDSVIASLKETFPGIDWEQLGAYFFQRVIQHGRRRAEEMREVARTVREAGLEPWSAAGTAERQDWVADLAGQGVFGPKDAADFARADDWRVEADRILARRTAPDPRAST, from the coding sequence ATGACCCGACCCGACACCCCCATCGAGAACTGGACCATCGGCCTTGTCGGCTATGGCGAGGTCGGGCGCATCCTGGCCGAGGATCTGCGCGCGCGCGGCGCCAGCCGCCTCGTGGCGTCGGATATCAAGCTGGGCAAGCCGGAGGAGCAGCCTCTGGTCGAGCACGCCGGCCGCCATGAGGTCAGGCTGGTTGCCGATCCGGCTGTGCTGGCGGCCGAGGCCGACCTCGTGATCTCGGCGGTGACCGCCAGCCAGGCGGTTGCCGTGGCGGAAGCCGCGGCACCGGGGTTGCGGGCCGGCACCTGGTATCTGGATGTCAACTCCGCATCGCCCGGCGCCAAGTCCAGGGCGGCGGAGCTGGTGAGGGCGGCGGGCGGACGCTTCGTCGAGGGGGCGGTGATGACGTCCGTGCCGCCTTACCGCATCAAGGTGCCGCTGCTGCTCGGCGGCCCCGATGCCGCCGGGCTGGCCCCGGCACTGAATGGCCTGGGCTTCGCCGCCACCGTGGCCGATGAGCGTTTGGGCGTGGCCTCGGCCACCAAAATGTGCCGTTCGGTGATGATCAAGGGCCTGGAGGCCATGGTCATCGAGAGCTTCACGGCGGCGCGGGCCTATGGCGTCGAGGATTCGGTGATCGCTTCGCTGAAGGAGACCTTTCCGGGGATCGATTGGGAACAGCTCGGCGCGTATTTCTTCCAGCGGGTGATCCAGCATGGACGCCGCCGCGCCGAGGAAATGCGCGAGGTGGCCCGGACGGTTCGCGAAGCGGGCCTGGAGCCCTGGTCGGCGGCGGGCACAGCCGAGCGCCAGGACTGGGTGGCCGACTTGGCCGGGCAGGGCGTCTTCGGTCCGAAGGACGCGGCGGATTTCGCCAGGGCGGATGACTGGCGTGTCGAAGCCGACCGCATCCTCGCCCGCCGGACGGCCCCCGATCCCCGCGCATCCACATAA
- a CDS encoding MFS transporter, giving the protein MQRKTGRFLATFLPSVLLIVAALVFSAGVNLGTFRRDCGDALFSTFGVAGRKVVTSIEYAVKYGKTIENFFGMERALSQLKTYLPQADGVAVALPDGQVAYAIGTYGFKDRIGDRLTGYEQRRTAGEFQHSPSFNYHDTDNRSHKLFLPIRDPGDGRWIGTLVIAAGDAVIDNYVRDFERHTLIFVGGLGAVAILLLGGLALLPARNASGRPHSGRTALAVAALVQISVGVTGYGAFSDAYLRTVENTTGIVENIVATDIASIIGRGATYRSFSGIDDYFREIIAIVPHFKGMSLAVPEGADLPGSLGSGQPAARGDLVTGRALATDADLVTPTLRIVIDSDYIQRNVLEVVANNVTILIISLMFIYELHAFFSRRMRRPMEAKTEAEGVGSSPAATDRSLAGLRFLTFMLYFGMFLSASFVPVIMQTFDSGLFGLAPPQAAAIPVSAEMLCGALAILLAGRISARLPWRTMTAAGLAVAALGALTSGLTGDPVLFVVARGLLGAGTMTALMGLYRLIDRVRRVDPATGAYSDLFSGMYVGVNCGAVVGSLLADEIGPHAVFLIAAVVLTLGIAQLLLLTPEPTGEAAPVAAAAAATAAVDKPDAAAAGRRVWSDGSFLAFLLLVSVPTSACSMFLIYYFPLFASGLGKPASTVGQAFLLYGLCIVYLGPLLSRLMRSSGVAPGLPVLASGLIMAAGLTTFALTGSLMGAFLAILLLGLSDSFGLTAQQRYLERLPVVGTHGLAVPQSYHLNARKIGQVIGPMLFSAAAVAGGAGATLIGLGLAAALLLHLALSFLSLRRRPVVTGTA; this is encoded by the coding sequence GTGCAACGCAAGACCGGCCGTTTCCTGGCGACCTTCCTTCCGTCGGTGCTGCTGATCGTGGCGGCGCTGGTCTTCAGCGCCGGCGTCAATCTCGGCACCTTCCGGCGGGATTGCGGCGACGCGCTGTTCTCGACCTTCGGGGTCGCCGGGCGGAAGGTGGTCACCAGCATCGAATATGCGGTGAAGTACGGCAAGACCATCGAGAATTTCTTCGGCATGGAGCGGGCGCTCAGCCAGCTGAAGACCTATCTGCCGCAGGCGGACGGGGTCGCCGTGGCGCTGCCGGACGGACAGGTGGCCTACGCCATCGGCACCTACGGCTTCAAGGACCGGATCGGCGACCGGCTGACCGGCTACGAGCAGCGCAGGACGGCCGGGGAATTCCAGCACAGCCCGTCCTTCAACTACCACGACACGGACAACCGGTCGCACAAGCTGTTCCTGCCGATCCGCGATCCCGGCGACGGGCGCTGGATCGGCACGCTGGTGATCGCGGCCGGCGACGCGGTGATCGACAATTACGTCCGCGACTTCGAACGCCACACCCTGATCTTCGTCGGCGGGCTGGGCGCCGTCGCGATCCTCCTGCTGGGCGGCCTCGCCCTTCTGCCGGCGCGCAACGCCTCCGGACGGCCCCACTCCGGACGGACGGCGCTCGCCGTCGCGGCGCTGGTGCAGATCTCGGTCGGCGTGACCGGCTATGGCGCCTTCAGCGACGCCTATCTGCGCACCGTGGAGAACACCACCGGGATCGTCGAGAACATCGTCGCGACGGACATCGCCTCGATCATCGGGCGCGGGGCGACCTACCGCTCCTTCTCGGGCATCGACGATTATTTCCGCGAGATCATCGCCATCGTTCCACACTTCAAGGGCATGTCGCTGGCCGTTCCGGAAGGAGCCGACCTGCCGGGATCGCTCGGCTCCGGCCAGCCGGCGGCCAGGGGGGATCTGGTGACCGGACGGGCGCTGGCTACCGACGCCGATCTCGTCACGCCGACCCTGCGCATCGTCATCGACAGCGATTACATCCAGCGCAACGTGCTGGAGGTCGTCGCCAACAACGTGACGATCCTGATCATCTCGCTGATGTTCATCTATGAACTGCACGCCTTCTTCAGCCGGCGGATGCGCCGGCCGATGGAGGCGAAAACCGAGGCGGAGGGGGTCGGGAGTAGTCCCGCCGCGACCGACCGCTCCCTCGCCGGCCTGCGCTTCCTCACCTTCATGCTGTATTTCGGCATGTTCCTGTCGGCGTCCTTCGTGCCCGTCATCATGCAGACCTTCGACAGCGGCCTGTTCGGGCTGGCCCCGCCCCAGGCGGCGGCGATTCCGGTGTCGGCGGAGATGCTGTGCGGCGCGCTGGCGATCCTGCTGGCGGGACGGATCAGCGCACGCCTGCCCTGGCGGACGATGACCGCCGCCGGTCTGGCGGTCGCCGCGCTGGGGGCGCTGACCTCCGGGCTGACCGGCGATCCGGTCCTGTTCGTGGTGGCGCGCGGCCTGTTGGGGGCCGGGACGATGACGGCTCTGATGGGGCTGTACCGCCTGATCGACCGTGTCCGCCGGGTCGATCCGGCCACCGGGGCCTATTCCGACCTGTTTTCCGGAATGTATGTCGGCGTCAATTGCGGTGCCGTCGTCGGCAGTCTGCTGGCGGACGAGATCGGGCCCCATGCCGTCTTCCTGATCGCCGCCGTCGTGCTGACGCTGGGCATCGCGCAGTTGCTGCTTCTGACACCCGAGCCGACGGGAGAAGCCGCCCCCGTCGCGGCCGCCGCTGCCGCGACCGCCGCTGTCGACAAGCCGGACGCCGCAGCAGCCGGGCGGCGGGTGTGGAGCGACGGGTCCTTCCTCGCCTTTCTGCTGCTGGTGTCGGTGCCGACCTCCGCCTGCAGCATGTTCCTGATCTATTATTTTCCCCTGTTCGCCAGCGGGCTGGGCAAACCGGCCTCCACGGTCGGGCAGGCTTTCCTGCTCTATGGGCTGTGCATCGTCTATCTCGGCCCGCTGCTGTCGCGCCTGATGCGGTCGAGCGGCGTCGCACCCGGCCTGCCGGTCCTGGCCTCCGGCCTCATCATGGCCGCGGGGCTGACGACCTTCGCGCTGACCGGCAGCCTGATGGGGGCGTTCCTGGCGATCCTGCTTCTCGGCCTCAGCGACAGTTTCGGCCTGACCGCGCAGCAGCGCTATCTGGAGCGGCTGCCGGTGGTTGGCACCCATGGGCTGGCCGTGCCGCAATCCTACCATCTGAACGCACGCAAGATCGGTCAGGTCATCGGTCCGATGCTGTTCAGCGCCGCTGCGGTCGCCGGCGGAGCCGGCGCGACGCTGATCGGCCTCGGGCTGGCGGCCGCGCTGCTGCTTCATCTGGCGCTGTCCTTCCTGTCCCTGCGCCGGCGCCCGGTCGTCACCGGAACGGCATGA